Proteins from a single region of Theileria parva strain Muguga chromosome 1, complete sequence, whole genome shotgun sequence:
- the SEC24A gene encoding Sec23/Sec24 beta-sandwich domain protein, producing MDSNQPVQRPNVFLPRRSNQPSQNEVNQGNTSDAPTIDTHHFSRATTLNPPTTNSNIPNVQSRGHPSPPPRLSQVTHNPPIPTRNKLISTPPPTFQQNVAETTANIQTNSVTSSHLQTNFVPSDDLQGKSVTSASMRPPEEFGKDLSLESLTSDTSSSILGDILGKNYVDSELERHVFTYAPFMPTRITQSSVPRPQPLSYNRESEILYETDKNYGLIPTFGNHRILDTGSASPIYVTPTFTQLPVFGSTLSDLRLPFGVLVQPFAQNQDQKVPELDFLAFMEKRSNVKRDLIRCRNCLAYYNSYMHTRSRTKTRVCNLCYTAFEITDEQLEALYRINSQYREESPLKKGSLDFVAPSHYYNKEPDPGGISNLINRATNIGVFKTQQPRQESFIYDTYSVSPIPIEGASELDSYTSSLYQQPYNSDENESPSFKVSDGPDEATSSQNDQKTENKFPTYAFLIESTSQANKLNLRESVIRSVMNGLDLITDEEFDLCIFVFDSAFYMFPMGSGSEFSVNVVAEVEENFKPCTISDVCVRVTKDTRDWVKEYLEKILGIQTLRIAPNSCANFALNCVLRAMSSDNCYGTLSIYYVTQPDIGLGTDPQTFPKSNFTLTDLQRYFYDSLLRMCYSAGICVDVYLCPPETRIPGDIALQYISQQTGGNCAYMPRFSHIFDYPKIYADVVRLFTVPAAYKCEFKLRCSKHIKVTELLCGFNNSRAVSNLSTMVVPRIGPDLSIGFMLSLNHMVDNKTSLYIQCACLYTNTKGVHMVRVHTHCIRVIASINEIFKNANPEAIMNLMSRKLAHGYIKSGKYNRDEHIRTLVESLTSYRQICAPSTPKNQLILPDNLKFIPAYLNSFLKYDVKVEFGVEFAFEFVMKLLRILSASPQMTFFMYTRTYCLHRSINEKGDAVPEQGFKFTLSGVPSSGSFIYSDGIYLMDDGYRLLLFVGPHVKQILLKELFGPDYQFPHGNVNSTELIDTNTSANLLGLVEHVRSQHKGCPYAPLKIIPYTSKNSKIIKTLLLEDELGEEPNYITFLVSLHKSILDSVDRLY from the exons ATGGACTCAAACCAGCCAGTACAAAGGCCAAATGTGTTTTTACCAAGGCGTAGTAATCAACCATCGCAAAATGAAGTCAATCAGGGAAATACATCTGACGCCCCTACAATAGATACTCATCACTTTTCAAGAGCCACTACTCTAAATCCACCCACTACTAACTCTAATATTCCCAACGTTCAATCCCGCGGTCATCCTTCACCTCCGCCAAGGTTGTCACAGGTTACTCACAACCCTCCTATACCTACTAGGAACAAGTTAATTAGTACACCGCCCCCAACATTTCAACAGAATGTTGCTGAAACCACTGCTAATATACAAACTAATTCTGTAACTAGTAGTCATTTGCAGACTAATTTTGTACCTAGCGATGATCTGCAGGGTAAATCTGTAACATCAGCTAGTATGCGACCGCCTGAAGAATTTGGTAAAGACCTGAGTTTGGAATCGTTGACATCGGACACGAGTTCGTCGATTTTAGGGGACATTTTGGGTAAAAACTACGTTGACTCTGAACTGGAGCGTCACGTGTTCACTTATGCCCCCTTTATGCCGACTCGTATTACCCAGAGCAGTGTTCCACGCCCTCAACCGCTGTCATACAACCGCGAGTCTGAGATACTTTACGAGACTGATAAGAACTATGGCCTAATTCCAACCTTCGGAAACCACAGGATACTGGACACAGGCTCGGCAAGTCCTATTTATGTGACGCCCACCTTCACTCAGCTCCCAGTTTTCGGGAGCACTTTGTCTGACTTGAGGCTTCCATTTGGAGTTTTGGTGCAACCATTTGCTCAGAATCAGGACCAGAAAGTTCCTGAACTGGACTTTCTGGCATTTATGGAAAAACGCTCAAACGTCAAGAGGGACCTGATAAGGTGTAGAAACTGCCTGGCCTACTACAATTCATATATGCACACTAGGTCAAGAACTAAGACTAGAGTTTGTAACCTGTGCTACACAGCATTCGAGATAACAGACGAACAGCTGGAGGCTCTCTACAGGATAAACTCTCAGTACAGAGAGGAATCACCTCTTAAAAAAGGTAGCTTAGACTTTGTGGCACCATCTCATTACTATAATAAGGAGCCTGACCCTGGGGGTATATCAAACCTTATTAATAGGGCTACTAACATTGGAGTATTCAAAACCCAACAACCGAGGCAGGAATCGTTCATTTACGACACATATTCAGTTTCACCAATACCAATAGAAGGCGCTTCTGAACTCGATTCTTACACCTCTAGTCTATATCAACAGCCTTACAACTCTGATGAAAATGAATCACCAAGTTTTAAAGTATCCGATGGTCCGGATGAGGCAACTTCTTCACAAAATGACCAGAAaactgaaaataaatttccAACATACGCTTTCTTAATTGAGTCTACATCACAAGCCAATAAACTAA ATTTGAGAGAATCTGTGATAAGATCAGTGATGAATGGGTTAGATTTGATAACAGATGAAGAGTTTGATTTGTGTATTTTCGTATTCGACAGCGCGTTTTACATGTTCCCCATGGGATCCGGGTCCGAATTTTCAGTTAACGTGGTGGCTGAGGTGGAAGAGAATTTTAAGCCATGCACAATATCCGACGTATGTGTAAGAGTGACTAAGGATACAAGAGATTGGGTCAAGGAGTATTTGGAGAAGATTTTAGGCATTCAAACGCTCAGAATAGCACCAAACTCGTGCGCAAACTTTGCACTGAACTGCGTGCTAAGAGCAATGAGCAGCGATAACTGTTACGGAACATTGTCGATTTACTACGTTACGCAGCCAGATATTGGACTTGGAACTGATCCACAGACTTTTCCAAAGTCGAATTTCACACTCACCGATTTACAAAGATATTTCTATGACTCGCTTCTACGGATGTGTTACTCAGCCGGGATTTGCGTTGACGTGTATCTGTGTCCACCGGAGACCAGGATCCCCGGCGACATAGCACTACAGTACATATCACAGCAGACTGGAGGAAACTGCGCATATATGCCCAGGTTCTCACACATCTTTGACTACCCTAAGATTTACGCAGATGTTGTGAGGCTGTTCACAGTCCCAGCAGCCTACAAATGCGAGTTTAAGCTTAGGTGCTCGAAGCATATTAAGGTCACCGAGCTTTTGTGTGGGTTCAACAACTCGAGGGCAGTTTCTAACCTCTCGACTATGGTAGTTCCAAGGATTGGACCTGACTTGTCAATAGGCTTTATGCTCTCACTAAACCACATGGTAGACAACAAGACAAGTCTATACATCCAGTGCGCCTGCTTGTACACTAACACTAAAGGGGTACATATGGTAAGAGTACACACACACTGCATAAGAGTTATTGCAAGCATAAATGAGATTTTTAAGAATGCAAACCCAGAAGCTATCATGAACTTGATGTCAAGAAAGCTTGCTCACGGATACATAAAATCAGGCAAATATAATAGAGATGAACACATAAGGACTCTGGTTGAGTCTCTGACCTCATATAGGCAGATTTGTGCACCATCGACACCTAAAAACCAGCTCATTCTGCCAGACAACCTCAAGTTCATACCAGCATATCTTAACTCGTTCTTGAAGTATGATGTAAAGGTAGAATTTGGAGTGGAGTTCGCATTTGAGTTTGTGATGAAGTTGTTGAGGATACTTAGCGCCTCTCCACAAATGACATTTTTCATGTACACGAGGACATATTGTTTGCATAGGAGCATTAATGAGAAGGGTGATGCAGTGCCAGAGCAAGGCTTTAAGTTCACATTATCTGGAGTCCCAAGCTCAGGTTCGTTCATTTACAGTGACGGCATTTACCTGATGGACGATGGTTACAGGCTTTTACTCTTTGTCGGACCTCATGTTAAGCAGATACTGTTGAAGGAATTGTTCGGGCCAGATTACCAGTTCCCTCATGGAAATGTAAACTCAACTGAACTAATAGATACGAATACGTCAGCAAACCTATTGGGGCTTGTGGAACACGTAAGATCACAGCACAAGGGGTGCCCTTACGCCCCGCTTAAAATCATCCCATATACCTCAAAAAACAGCaagataataaaaacattaCTGCTCGAGGATGAACTCGGGGAAGAACCAAACTATATCACCTTTCTGGTATCCTTACATAAATCCATCCTAGATTCTGTGGACAGACtctattaa
- the dut gene encoding Deoxyuridine 5'-triphosphate nucleotidohydrolase, producing MMHVLLKPNNDEVRALYQNHKSFYEGDCGLDLFCVEDHTVEAHDTSIINLGVRVSAFKKLEDGSTGKSVGWLMFPRSSMAKTPLRLSNSVGVIDPQFRGELRLSLDNIKDFPYTVKKGDRLVQMVSYDGEPITFEVVDELDETLRGSKGFGSTGR from the exons ATGATGCACGTTCTTCTGAAGCCTAACAACGACGAAGTCAGGGCTTTGTACCAAAATCACAAGTCATTTTACGAAGGCGACTGCGGTTTGGACCTTTTTTGCGTCGAAGACCACACAGTTGAGGCTCACGATACGtctattattaatttgggTGTCCGAGTCTCGGCCTTCAAGAAGCTGGAAGACGGAAGCACAGGCAAATCCGTAGGATGGTTAATGTTTCCTAGAAGTAGTATGGCTAAAACACCTCTCAGATTATCAAATTCAG tTGGTGTTATTGACCCTCAGTTTCGAGGTGAGCTGAGGTTATCACTCGATAACATTAAGGACTTCCCTTACACTGTTAAGAAAGGAGACAGACTTGTTCAAATGGTTTCATATGACGGAGAACCAATAACGTTTGAG GTTGTTGACGAGTTAGATGAAACTCTAAGAGGAAGTAAAGGCTTCGGTTCCACCGGGAGATAA
- the ddx27 gene encoding DEAD/DEAH box helicase family protein — MTTASEDLKLNPLWVYRFSNYTNESSGVSADELLKTWNIHPHLRNVIKEKRIKRFFPVQEKSIPLLLNNTYRDKYSVLSCDFIITAPTGQGKTLSYALPLLNNILNLKENKLLTLIIVPSRELVKQIYEVFSWFIDSSNSTYDLKGSLLKARVFYGDRSFVKSHDLLVHDPPHIAISTPGVLVEYSVDFQKNEFYKTFEHLKWIVVDEVDTMLNQSFYEWVDVVVDLVNKLKSKEPNQSLALPQKILVSATVPLKSHDIELLELNRPILLRLKESIYKLPENLRQSYVVCSNRPVPLEFLKLMAYLYQEVTGNVLVFFSKVEICHKISRLMQIYNLKHGGGFKATELTGRMSQKQRNNAIKTYKEEDRVCLLCSDVASRGMDLSNTKVVVSYDFPNKLSSYIHRAGRTARGNKRGTFCVFVSNKTEKKFHNFMNKLKINEEKLQKIELDVVLSKKKVEEISESYKLILEMTEKALELEASGNLEYGSDLSGSLELLKPVPEREE; from the exons atgaCCACAGCTTCGGAGGACTTGAAATTGAACCCTTTGTGGGTTTACAGGTTCTCAAACTACACCAATGAATCTTCCGGAGTTTCTGCCGACGAACTCCTCAAGACTTGGAACATTCATCCTCATCTTAGGAATGTCATTAAGGAAAAGAGGATAAAACGGTTTTTTCCAG TTCAGGAGAAATCTATCCCTCTATTGCTAAACAACACTTATAGAGATAAATATTCAGTTTTATCCTGTGACTTTATTATAACAGCTCCAACAG GACAAGGGAAAACGCTCTCATATGCATTACCATTACTTAACAATATCTTAAATCTCAAAG AGAACAAATTACTGACTCTTATTATTGTACCAAGTAGAGAACTGGTAAAGCAAATTTATGAAGTTTTTTCATGGTTCATCGATTCCAGCAATTCTACGTATGATCTTAAAGGCTCCCTCCTAAAg GCTAGAGTGTTTTATGGAGATCGCTCTTTTGTAAAGTCCCATGATTTGTTGGTTCATGACCCTCCACATATCGCAATTTCCACTCCAGGAGTACTCGTGGAATATTCCGTTGACTTCC agAAGAATGAGTTTTACAAGACGTTTGAGCATTTGAAGTGGATTGTGGTTGACGAAGTTGACACCATGTTGAATCAGAGCTTTTATGAGTGGGTAGATGTTGTAGTTGACTTGGTTAATAAACTTAAATCAAAGGAGCCAAACCAGAGCCTAGCATTACCACAAAAAATAC TCGTCTCAGCCACTGTTCCACTTAAATCCCACGATATCGAATTACTGGAGCTAAACAGACCTATTCTACTCAGACTAA agGAGAGTATTTACAAGTTGCCAGAAAATCTAAGACAGAGCTACGTAGTGTGTTCAAACAGGCCTGTACCACTGGAGTTTCTCAAACTTATGGCGTATTTGTACCAGGAAGTAACTGGAAATGTTTTGGTATTCTTCTCAAAAGTAGAAATTTGCCATAAAATATCAAGATTGATGCAAATATACAACCTCAAACa TGGCGGAGGATTTAAGGCTACTGAACTAACAGGAAGAATGTCCCAAAAACAAAGAAATAACGCTATTAAAACATACaa GGAAGAGGATAGAGTTTGTTTGTTGTGTTCAGATGTGGCTTCAAGGGGAATGGACCTTTCAAACACTAAGGTGGTAGTCAGTTATGACTTCCCAAATAAACTCTCAAGTTATATTCATAGGGCAGGAAGAACAGCAAG AGGAAATAAAAGGGGGACATTTTGTGTGTTTGTGTCCAACAAGACTGAGAAAAAGTTCCACAATTTCATGAATAAGCTGAAGATTAATGAGGAgaaattacaaaaaatcGAGCTAGATGTAGTTTTGAGTAAGAAGAAAGTGGAAGAAATAAGTGAATCATACAAGTTAATTCTTGAAATGACGGAAAAAGCGTTAGAATTGGAAGCATCAGGAAATTTAGAATACGGATCAGATTTAAGTGGAAGCCTTGAGTTACTTAAGCCAGTCCCTGAAAGGGAAGAATGA
- the SNRPF gene encoding Small nuclear ribonucleoprotein F, producing the protein MPKGQESSNPGAPLNPKPFLTSLAGKTVVVKLKWGMEYKGTLKSFDSYMNLQLSDPEEWENGVLKGKLGNDILIRCNNMLYVRESSETATA; encoded by the exons atgcCCAAAGGTCAAGAATCCAGCAAT ccTGGTGCTCCTTTGAACCCTAAACCCTTTCTCACTAGTCTTGCTGGTAAAACTGTCGTCGTTAAGCTCAAATGGGGGATGGAATACAAGG GAACCTTGAAATCCTTCGATAGCTACATGAATCTTCAACTTTCAGATCCCGAGGAGTGGGAGAATGGAGTTCTGAAGGGCAAACTTGGAAACGACATTCTAATtag GTGCAATAATATGCTTTACGTACGAGAATCTTCTGAAACTGCTACCGCTTAA
- a CDS encoding putative methyltransferase family protein — MNMSDDNLESSKNVEPENQTIEYPKKQLFRQRAHCNPLSDSFIPYPENPRHVNWFKRYPSVYDNDHYLQFNTNDYPEDYTTSLEDENYPKVDFLDVGCGYGGLLIYLSKLYPSKLSLGMEIRDKVTNYVGKRIISLREQNPGEYLNISVVRTNSMKFLPNYLGKNQLEKIFFCFPDPHFKRSNWRRRIVNYPLLSLYAYFLKPEGRLYIVTDVYELYAWMENALEDHPLFEPLNDIDKGKDECYLTFDKETEEGKKNHKLQSTTYKNVYRRK, encoded by the exons atgaatatgtcagatgataatttagaaTCCAGTAAAAATGTTGAACCTGAAAACCAAACAATAGAATATCCAAAGAAGCAACTTTTCAGGCAAAGAGCT CACTGTAACCCTCTGTCGGACAGTTTCATACCTTATCCTGAAAATCCAAGACATGTTAACTGGTTTAAAAGGTATCCCAGTGTGTACGACAATGATCATTACCTGCAATTCAACA cAAATGATTACCCTGAAGACTACACAACCTCGCTAG AGGATGAAAATTATCCAAAAGTTGACTTTCTTGATGTCGGATGTGGTTACGGAGgactattaatatatttatctaaaCTTTACCCTAGCAAATTGTCACTGGGAATGGAAATTAGAGATAAA GTAACAAATTATGTCGGAAAGAGGATAATATCACTTAGAGAACAGAACCCAGGAGAG TACCTTAACATATCAGTGGTTCGAACGAACTCCATGAAGTTTCTACCAAATTATTTGGGGAAAAACCAG ctGGAAAAAATATTCTTTTGTTTCCCAGACCCACATTTTAAACGCTCAAATTGGAGAAGAAGAATCGTAAACTACCCTTTACTGTCACTGTATGCATACTTCTTGAAACCCGAAGGAAGACTATACATAG TAACTGATGTGTACGAACTCTACGCGTGGATGGAAAACGCACTTGAAGATCACCCGTTATTTGAGCCTCTAAACGATATTGATAAG GGCAAAGATGAGTGTTATCTCACATTTGATAAGGAGACGGAAGAGGGCAAAAAGAACCACAAATTGCAGTCAACaacatataaaaatgtatatagAAGAAAATAA
- a CDS encoding Rhomboid family protein, which translates to MEDESYPSTSVIDMSNVDDIENMFEKLVSRQNRFTKEFENNIEICCTQLNKLKDISNNDTINLLNSLYNSKLTVDSLRLIQNDYEPCSVCKTVEHAPLNYKEESRERIRKRSTDQSDDYFEFMSRTKSFRNTRFFFDFKGSAHPSDPESFKKEASNTFHNNKFSDYFVFLINERPTTDTSTFKKFTFNSFKSFGARFLELIISFFPLFNITNFSNLIIVVQWFLYILRVLVLRKIFKQTDIENESKQFGAFSGQLLRDNLEIHRIFTSTFFHNSFAHLVISTMMHLRFSSVFEKLNGILATIFVYLSSSAYGMIGVCWITPDTLQASGFAGDWGVAGALLSRFFLFPFLVHREYQNITNVVVSYICLFFLKTIGKGSSIVVLAHLLSAISGLCMGTMINIRSKTNKVSGLKRLLTDFVCSCALLVVPIFSIFMLFTSKGPDDHFYR; encoded by the exons atggaAGACGAATCGTACCCATCGACTTCAGTAATTGACATGAGTAATGTCGATGATATCGAAAACATGTTTGAAAAACTTGTGAGTAGACAGAACAGGTTTACAAAGGAGTTTGAGAACAATATCGAAATATGCTGTACACAGCTTAATAAGTTAAAGGATATAAGTAACAATGATACTATAAATCTGCTAAACAGCCTTTATAACTCTAAGTTAACTGTTGATAGTCTCAGGTTAATCCAAAATGATTATGAACCTTGTTCAGTTTGTAAGACGGTTGAACATGCTCCTCTGAACTATAAGGAAGAGAGTAGAGAAAGGATAAGAAAGAGGTCAACAGACCAGTCTGATGACTATTTTGAGTTCATGAGTAGGACGAAAAGTTTTAGAAACACGCGTTTTTTCtttgattttaaaggtTCAGCCCACCCAAGTGACCCTGAATCGTTCAAAAAGGAGGCCAGTAACACTTTTCataacaataaattttctgACTACTTTGTATTCTTAATTAACGAAAGGCCTACCACTGATACAAGcacttttaaaaaatttacattcaACTCATTTAAATCGTTTGGAGCTCGTTTTTTAGAGTTAATCATTAGCTTCTTCCCGCTTTTTAATATAACTAACTTTTCAAACCTTATTATCGTAGTACAATggtttttatatattctaaGGGTTTTAGTTCTTAGAAAAATTTTTAAGCAAACAG ATATTGAGAATGAGAGTAAACAATTTGGAGCATTTAGTGGTCAGTTATTGAGGGACAATCTGGAGATTCACAGGATATTCACATCCACGTTTTTCCACAATTCATTTGCTCACCTGGTTATTAGTACAATGATGCATTTGAGGTTCAGCTCAGTATTCGAGAAGTTAAACGGGATACTGGCGACAATTTTCGTCTACCTTTCAAGCTCAGCCTACGGGATGATTGGAGTGTGCTGGATTACACCTGACACTTTACAGGCAAGTGGTTTCGCAGGGGATTGGGGAGTAGCAGGAGCTCTACTAAGTAGATTCTTCCTATTTCCCTTTTTGGTTCACCGAGAATACCAAAACATAACAAACGTAGTTGTTAGTTACATATGCCTGTTCTTTCTGAAAACTATTGGTAAAGGAAGCTCAATTGTAGTCTTGGCACACCTGTTAAGTGCGATTTCAGGACTTTGCATGGGTACAATGATTAATATAAGATCAAAAACAAACAAAGTTTCAGGATTAAAGAGGCTCTTAACTGACTTTGTGTGTTCATGCGCGCTACTTGTGGTTCCCATCTTCTCAATCTTCATGCTTTTCACATCCAAAGGACCAGACGATCATTTTTATAGATAA